A genomic stretch from Arachis stenosperma cultivar V10309 chromosome 3, arast.V10309.gnm1.PFL2, whole genome shotgun sequence includes:
- the LOC130968702 gene encoding basic leucine zipper 61-like, with amino-acid sequence MAQLPPKIPNMASNNWPEFSSNQNHHHQKMPSLTSISTNTNRHQNQQQQQNPSWVDEFLDFSSARRGAHRRSMSDSIFVESPRHINHSSSNGDGGEDEFERFDDYQFMNMFGDEVVSGGDNNTNNSMNMMTMMTMPPPPPPATMSTSSNPSSSSDHDSINDNERETNNKEINKDDDHHHDQQQVKVESDEDENQCNNKAQDNDDDSSKNNNNNSNANAATTNSSEKITDPKRVKRILANRQSAQRSRVRKLQYISELERSVTSLQAEVSVLSPRVAFLDHQRLLLNVDNSALKQRIAALAQDKIFKDAHQEALKREIERLRQVYHQLNVKKNMEIASATVSPSISPSSTRPRCDTQNNEKEQLINV; translated from the exons ATGGCACAATTGCCGCCAAAGATTCCAAACATGGCAAGTAATAATTGGCCTGAGTTTTCATCAAATCAAAATCATCATCACCAAAAGATGCCTTCTCTCACaagcatttcaacaaacacaaaCCGCCACCAAAACCAACAACAGCAGCAAAACCCTTCCTGGGTTGACGAGTTTCTGGACTTCTCGTCGGCAAGGCGCGGGGCCCACCGACGGTCCATGAGCGACTCCATTTTCGTGGAATCGCCCAGGCACATTAACCACAGCAGCAGCAACGGCGACGGCGGCGAAGACGAGTTTGAGAGGTTTGATGATTATCAATTCATGAACATGTTCGGTGATGAGGTAGTTTCCGGCGGTGATAACAATACTAACAACTCCATGAATATGATGACGATGATGACGAtgccgccgccgccgccgccggCTACAATGTCGACGTCATCGAATCCTTCTAGTTCTTCCGATCATGATAGCATCAACGATAATGAGAGAGAGACAAACAACAAAGAGATCAATAAGGATGATGATCATCATCATGATCAGCAACAAGTGAAGGTGGAATCCGATGAAGATGAAAACCAATGCAATAATAAAGCTCaggataatgatgatgatagcAGTAagaataacaataataactcCAATGCAAATGCTGCTACTACAAATTCCAGTGAAAAAATTACAGACCCCAAGAGGGTAAAAAG GATTTTGGCTAATAGACAATCAGCACAAAGATCAAGAGTGAGGAAGCTGCAATACATATCAGAGCTTGAGCGCAGTGTAACTTCATTACAG GCGGAAGTTTCAGTATTATCACCGCGGGTGGCATTTTTGGATCACCAACGTTTGCTTCTAAATGTTGATAACAGTGCTCTCAAGCAAAGAATCGCAGCTTTGGCACAGGACAAGATCTTCAAAGATG CTCACCAAGAAGCACTGAAAAGGGAGATAGAGAGACTAAGGCAAGTGTATCACCAACTAAACGTGAAGAAGAATATGGAAATTGCTTCAGCCACAGTGTCACCTTCAATATCTCCATCTTCGACAAGACCACGTTGTGATACTCAGAATAATGAAAAGGAACAGCTTATCAatgtttga